The following are encoded together in the Capsulimonas corticalis genome:
- a CDS encoding sensor histidine kinase: protein MQSFPSSQEPMDGNSDSALARMLAQRNAELDQFAYVVSHDLRAPLRGIANLAKWIEEDLGDQVPEETASQLALLRSRVHRMDAMIQGILQYSRVGRADTQIETVDVRNLVDETIDLLAPPPEIEIRVEGNFPTLSTNLTQLEQVFLNLIGNAIKHGNGASRQIRVACREQECDYEFHVIDNGPGISPRYHERIFQIFQTLESLDKVDGAGLGLALVKKIVERQGGAVSLESDEGQGADFGFTWPKLSPDFENVGVRNGNLE from the coding sequence ATGCAATCATTCCCTTCTTCACAAGAGCCGATGGACGGCAACTCCGACAGCGCGCTGGCGCGAATGCTGGCGCAGCGGAACGCCGAGCTCGACCAGTTCGCTTATGTCGTTTCTCACGACCTGCGCGCGCCGCTGCGCGGGATCGCGAACCTCGCCAAATGGATCGAAGAGGATCTGGGCGACCAGGTCCCGGAAGAAACCGCCAGCCAGCTGGCCCTTCTGCGCAGCCGTGTCCACCGGATGGACGCCATGATCCAGGGGATCTTGCAGTACTCGCGCGTGGGGCGCGCCGACACGCAGATCGAAACGGTGGATGTGCGCAATCTCGTCGATGAGACGATCGATTTGCTCGCCCCGCCTCCGGAAATCGAGATCCGTGTTGAAGGAAATTTCCCCACGCTCTCGACGAACCTGACGCAGCTGGAGCAGGTCTTTCTCAATTTGATCGGTAACGCAATCAAGCATGGGAACGGCGCGTCCAGACAAATTCGCGTCGCCTGCCGGGAGCAGGAGTGCGACTACGAGTTCCATGTCATTGACAACGGCCCCGGGATATCGCCGCGCTATCACGAACGCATCTTTCAGATATTTCAAACGCTGGAGTCGCTCGATAAAGTGGACGGCGCCGGTTTGGGGCTGGCGCTGGTCAAAAAGATTGTCGAGCGCCAGGGCGGCGCTGTTTCCCTGGAATCGGACGAAGGGCAGGGGGCCGATTTCGGCTTTACCTGGCCGAAGCTTTCCCCAGACTTCGAAAACGTCGGTGTGAGAAATGGGAACCTTGAATGA
- a CDS encoding SDR family NAD(P)-dependent oxidoreductase, translated as MARMTQEPAMEGKVVIVTGASSGVGYATVRRLIHSEGATVIAVARRRMFRIEALANQAAKGQLTAITADMADRGQADALMAQVFEKYGHVDAFVHAVNRVLKLSALDVTDQEFDLTMQVNVKSALYAVQALTPHLRRQRCGGIVIYNPTPLETEAFVASEAVYAASANALSALASGWRRQLSSFGIPVVEVAPCPAKEALLATQTPHDQQIVETLRDTMFMTPRAGLTAIPEPLPPHANFSAPTVISERGGLRLMTF; from the coding sequence ATGGCCAGAATGACCCAGGAACCGGCAATGGAAGGTAAGGTGGTGATCGTCACCGGCGCTTCCAGCGGCGTTGGCTACGCCACGGTGCGCCGGCTCATTCATAGCGAGGGAGCGACCGTGATCGCGGTGGCGCGGCGGCGTATGTTCCGCATCGAGGCGCTGGCGAACCAGGCCGCGAAGGGACAGTTGACGGCGATTACCGCCGATATGGCGGATCGCGGACAGGCCGACGCCCTCATGGCGCAGGTCTTCGAGAAGTACGGTCACGTGGACGCCTTCGTGCACGCCGTTAACCGTGTCTTGAAGCTGAGCGCGCTCGACGTAACCGACCAGGAGTTCGACTTGACGATGCAGGTCAATGTCAAAAGCGCCCTCTACGCCGTGCAGGCCCTGACGCCGCACTTGCGCCGGCAACGCTGCGGCGGCATTGTGATCTACAACCCCACCCCTTTGGAAACCGAGGCGTTCGTCGCCTCGGAAGCCGTGTATGCGGCCTCCGCCAACGCCCTTTCCGCGCTCGCCAGCGGCTGGCGGCGCCAACTGTCGTCGTTCGGCATCCCCGTCGTCGAGGTGGCTCCCTGCCCCGCGAAGGAAGCCCTGCTCGCGACGCAAACGCCACACGACCAGCAGATCGTGGAAACCCTGCGCGACACGATGTTTATGACGCCGCGCGCCGGCCTGACCGCCATTCCGGAGCCGCTGCCGCCGCACGCGAACTTCTCGGCGCCGACCGTGATCTCCGAGCGAGGCGGACTGCGACTGATGACGTTCTAA
- a CDS encoding Spy/CpxP family protein refolding chaperone, which translates to MKPVIFAAVVLTLASVFATSQPTFAKGAHAGKAEAKKLDKLSTELGLTDAQKSQIKTIYMGEMPKIKAIRTDANLTDDQKKEQMKPIRKDIRIQIEAILTPDQKIKWAQIRKDHKKGANAPA; encoded by the coding sequence ATGAAACCCGTCATTTTCGCCGCCGTTGTTCTGACGCTCGCCAGCGTCTTCGCCACGTCCCAGCCGACCTTCGCCAAAGGCGCGCACGCCGGAAAAGCGGAAGCAAAGAAGCTCGACAAGCTTTCCACCGAGCTTGGCCTCACCGACGCGCAAAAGTCGCAGATCAAAACGATTTACATGGGCGAAATGCCCAAGATCAAAGCCATCCGCACGGACGCCAATCTCACCGACGACCAGAAAAAAGAACAGATGAAGCCGATCCGCAAGGATATCCGCATCCAGATCGAAGCGATCCTGACGCCGGATCAAAAGATCAAATGGGCGCAAATCCGCAAAGATCACAAAAAAGGCGCGAACGCACCCGCCTGA
- a CDS encoding ThuA domain-containing protein, with translation MSQNNGAARSALIVWGGWDGHQPKEVAEIFATELQKRGFQVEVSDTLDAFLDADKLKALDLIVPVWTMGTITGEQLNPVLEAVKSGVGIAGCHGGMCDSFRNETEWQFMTGGQWISHPGNDGTEYTVRITDGDHFITQGSPAEFAVKSEQYYLHTDPANHVLAVTQFPVADGPHVKNGKFDMPQIWTRYYGEGRVSYNALGHQANIVTQAEVLPLMVRGLLWAAHAEDAA, from the coding sequence GTGTCACAGAACAATGGAGCCGCGCGCTCCGCGCTGATCGTATGGGGCGGCTGGGACGGACACCAGCCCAAAGAAGTTGCCGAGATCTTTGCGACTGAACTGCAAAAGCGGGGCTTTCAAGTCGAAGTCTCCGATACGCTTGATGCGTTTCTCGACGCCGACAAGCTGAAGGCGCTCGATCTGATCGTGCCCGTGTGGACGATGGGGACAATCACCGGCGAACAGCTCAATCCGGTGCTGGAAGCCGTCAAGAGCGGCGTCGGCATCGCGGGCTGTCATGGCGGCATGTGCGACTCCTTCCGCAATGAAACGGAATGGCAGTTCATGACCGGCGGACAGTGGATTTCGCACCCCGGCAACGATGGAACCGAATACACCGTGCGCATCACGGACGGCGATCACTTTATCACGCAGGGCAGCCCCGCCGAGTTCGCCGTGAAGTCTGAGCAGTACTATCTGCACACCGATCCTGCGAACCACGTCCTGGCCGTCACGCAGTTCCCGGTCGCCGATGGGCCGCATGTCAAGAACGGTAAGTTCGATATGCCGCAGATCTGGACGCGTTACTATGGAGAGGGCCGCGTGTCGTACAACGCGCTGGGACATCAGGCGAACATCGTCACGCAGGCGGAAGTCCTGCCGCTGATGGTGCGCGGCCTGCTCTGGGCGGCGCACGCGGAAGACGCCGCGTAA
- a CDS encoding 5-(carboxyamino)imidazole ribonucleotide synthase, whose translation MSEAILPGATIGILGSGQLGRMLALAAREMGYGVAVYSPEANSPTGQIADIEVVGAYDDLDALRAFAHQVDVVTQEFENVPVAALDAVGEIVSVRPGRAALHTAQHRLREKTFLHAAGIPCAPFRAIDTAEDLARAVEELGAPCVLKTAGFGYDGKGQAKILHPEDAIAAWDSIDRQPAVLEGFIDFERELSLVGARGVDGEFAHFGLVENTHAKHILDVTLAPATVPEAVLREAEEIARTIFQELEVVGVLCVEFFLGRNGNLLVNEIAPRTHNSGHWTIDGCVTSQFEQQLRAVCGLPLGSTEMLRPGAAMANLLGDVWPESGSPNWAASCAIPGVKLHLYGKAEARPGRKMGHLNAAAETPEAAAELVRRARAALG comes from the coding sequence ATGTCCGAAGCGATTTTGCCCGGCGCCACGATCGGTATCCTCGGCAGCGGCCAGCTGGGCCGTATGCTCGCCCTCGCGGCGCGCGAGATGGGGTACGGCGTTGCGGTGTATTCCCCGGAAGCCAACTCACCGACCGGGCAGATCGCCGATATTGAAGTCGTCGGCGCCTATGACGATCTGGACGCCCTGCGGGCCTTCGCGCATCAGGTGGATGTGGTTACCCAGGAGTTCGAGAACGTGCCCGTGGCGGCGCTGGACGCGGTGGGCGAGATCGTCTCCGTGCGGCCCGGACGCGCGGCGCTGCACACCGCGCAGCACCGGCTGCGTGAAAAGACCTTTCTGCACGCCGCCGGCATTCCCTGCGCGCCGTTTCGAGCCATCGATACGGCCGAAGACCTGGCGCGCGCCGTCGAAGAACTGGGCGCGCCCTGCGTCCTGAAGACGGCCGGCTTTGGATACGACGGTAAAGGCCAGGCGAAGATCCTGCATCCCGAAGACGCCATCGCAGCCTGGGATAGCATCGACCGCCAGCCCGCCGTACTCGAAGGATTTATCGACTTCGAGCGCGAACTGTCCCTGGTCGGCGCGCGCGGCGTGGACGGCGAGTTCGCGCACTTCGGTCTCGTCGAGAACACCCACGCGAAGCATATTTTGGACGTGACCCTCGCCCCGGCGACCGTTCCCGAAGCGGTTCTGCGCGAAGCGGAAGAGATTGCGCGGACCATATTTCAGGAGCTGGAAGTCGTTGGCGTCCTCTGCGTCGAGTTCTTTCTCGGCCGTAACGGCAATTTGCTGGTCAACGAGATCGCCCCGCGCACGCACAACTCCGGACACTGGACCATCGACGGATGCGTCACCAGCCAGTTCGAGCAGCAGCTGCGCGCCGTCTGCGGCCTGCCCCTCGGCTCCACGGAGATGCTGCGCCCCGGCGCCGCGATGGCGAATCTGCTCGGCGACGTATGGCCGGAATCGGGATCACCCAACTGGGCCGCCTCCTGCGCCATTCCCGGCGTCAAGCTGCACTTGTACGGCAAAGCCGAGGCGCGACCAGGCCGCAAGATGGGACACTTGAACGCCGCCGCCGAAACACCGGAAGCGGCCGCGGAGCTTGTGCGGCGCGCGCGCGCGGCGCTGGGGTGA